The following are encoded together in the Conger conger chromosome 11, fConCon1.1, whole genome shotgun sequence genome:
- the lgi3 gene encoding leucine-rich repeat LGI family member 3, giving the protein MPDAGPRRVPRWPGLPHLAALCLLLCLAGDCGARRAPKIPRCPASCSCTKDSAFCVDTKAIPKSFPPGIISLTMVNAAFTEIPEGAFSHLHLLQFLLLNSNTFSLIADDAFAGLAHLQYLFIENNDIQALSKHTFRGLKALTHLSLSNNNLQVLPRDLFRHLDILTDLDLRGNTFRCDCKIKWLVDWMEKTNTSVPAIYCSSPFEFQGRRIHDLTPRDFNCISADFAVYETFPFQSVSVESYEFNDDQFAVFAQPDTGICTLYVWDHVEMVFRKYHNITSRSAIYCKPVVINNTLYMVVAQLFGGSHIYKWEEDPQRFVKIQDIDTTRVRKPNFVETFQLEGDWYFGVADSSKAGSTSLYRWNSNGFYSHQSLHPWHRDTHVEFLEVDGKPRLILSSASQPPVVFQWNRSQRQFAFHSQISDMADVQMVKHFRVRKVVYLCLTRFIGDSKIMRWEGQRFVEVQTLPSRGSMAVYPFAVGPRQYLILGSDFSFSRVYLWDDLTQRFQPFQELNMRAPRAFSLVSIDNKDILLAASFKGNTLAYQHLVVDLSAK; this is encoded by the exons ATGCCTGACGCCGGGCCGAGGCGGGTGCCCCGGTGGCCGGGGTTGCCCCACCTGGCTGCCCTGTGCCTGCTGCTCTGCCTGGCGGGGGACTGCGGGGCCAGAAGGGCCCCAAAGATTCCCCGCTGCCCTGCATCCTGCTCGTGCACCAAAGACAGCGCCTTCTGTGTGGACACCAAGGCCATTCCGAAAAGCTTCCCTCCTGGAATAATCTCCCT GACGATGGTGAATGCAGCATTCACAGAGATACCAGAGGGAGCTTTCTCTCACCTCCACCTTCTGCAGTTCCT cTTGCTCAACTCCAACACCTTCTCTCTAATAGCTGATGATGCATTTGCTGGTCTCGCCCATCTGCAGTACCT GTTCATAGAAAACAATGACATTCAGGCCCTGTCCAAGCACACTTTCAGAGGACTGAAAGCATTGACTCACCT ATCATTGTCCAATAACAACCTGCAGGTCCTTCCAAGAGACCTCTTCAGACACCTGGACATACTGACAGACCT AGATCTGCGAGGAAACACTTTCCGCTGTGACTGTAAGATCAAGTGGCTGGTGGACTGGATGGAGAAGACTAACACCTCAGTGCCAGCTATCTACTGTTCCAGCCCCTTTGAGTTTCAGGGCAGGCGTATCCATGACCTCACCCCACGAGACTTCAACTGCATCAGCGCAG ACTTTGCTGTGTATGAGACCTTCCCCTtccagtctgtgtctgtggagtCCTATGAATTTAATGATGACCAGTTTGCAGTCTTCGCACAGCCAGACACGGGGATATGCACACTGTATGTCTGGGACCATGTGGAGATGGTCTTCAGGAAGTACCACAATATCACAT CTCGCTCAGCCATCTACTGCAAGCCCGTGGTGATTAATAACACTCTGTACATGGTGGTGGCTCAACTCTTTGGTGGATCCCACATCTACAA GTGGGAAGAGGACCCTCAGCGATTTGTAAAGATCCAGGATATAGACACTACACGTGTCCGCAAGCCCAACTTTGTGGAGACATTCCAGCTGGAGGGAGACTGGTATTTTGGGGTAGCTGACAGCTCCAAAGCTGGCTCAACCAGCCTATACCGCTGGAACAGCAATGGCTTCTACTCTCATCAGTCCCTTCACCCCTGGCACCGCGACACTCACGTGGAATTCCTGGAGGTGGATGGTAAACCTCGGCTCATCCTCTCCAGTGCCTCCCAGCCCCCGGTTGTCTTCCAGTGGAACCGCAGCCAGCGGCAGTTCGCCTTCCACTCCCAAATCTCCGACATGGCGGACGTGCAGATGGTGAAGCACTTCCGAGTGCGCAAGGTGGTCTACCTGTGTCTCACGCGCTTCATTGGAGATTCCAAAATCATGCGCTGGGAGGGCCAGCGATTTGTGGAGGTCCAGACGCTGCCCTCTCGCGGCTCCATGGCCGTATATCCCTTTGCGGTGGGCCCTCGCCAGTACCTAATTCTGGGAAGCGACTTCTCATTTTCCCGTGTGTACCTGTGGGATGACCTCACCCAGCGATTTCAACCTTTCCAAGAGCTCAATATGCGGGCTCCACGAGCCTTCAGCCTGGTATCCATTGACAACAAAGACATCCTACTGGCTGCCAGCTTCAAAGGCAACACTCTGGCTTATCAGCACCTGGTGGTAGACCTCAGTGCCAAGTAA
- the chmp7 gene encoding charged multivesicular body protein 7 isoform X2 — protein sequence MSIHPGRQDESTEFPPDWADDERMSFLFSAFKENREVNTADWDSKIDFWTPLVISSCRRRGAVCVNLNELNQIFRRKNHVPLGLGTVVQAMARCGKVQKESEFAANVDSGWLSWGVGLLLEKAAELLGAYRRSPLASRTLLSFPELRVLCSHVCQDETTLCLALLQLQREKQVTVSLHEGEKIVKFSQPGQGCVSPVSDVDLGIYQLQRSEKLLGERVEELGLEAERCRDEAKALLREGKKSQALRCLRGRKRVEKRADGLYAQLETIKGILDRIAHSQTDRLVMQAYQAGVAALRVSLKDVTVERAESLVDQIQELCDSQDEVNQTLAGATLDSSGVDTEELEEELKSLLDESATDGQPGLPQVPSEPLPSGGASSALSDSFLDSLPPVPHSPFGITDEELDRELSRLTIADPGVSQRGRISKRPETAQ from the exons ATGTCGATTCACCCAGGACGACAAGACGAGTCCACAGAGTTTCCACCGGATTGGGCAGATGATGAGCGCATGTCCTTCTTGTTTTCGGCTTTTAAAGAGAACCGGGAGGTCAACACTGCAGACTGGGACAGTAAAATAGATTTCTGGACACCTCTGGTCATCAGCAGCTGTAGGCGCCGTGGAGCCGTTTGTGTCAACTTGAATGAACTGAACCAGATTTTCCGGAGAAAGAACCATGTGCCTCTTGGTTTGGGTACCGTAGTTCAGGCCATGGCCAG GTGTGGCAAGGTGCAGAAGGAGTCAGAGTTTGCAGCAAACGTGGACTCTGGATGGCTGTCGTGGGGTGTGGGGCTCTTGCTG GAGAAGGCTGCGGAGTTGCTGGGTGCATACCGGCGTTCCCCACTGGCCAGCCGCACCCTCCTGTCCTTCCCGGAGCTGCGTGTGCTGTGCAGCCACGTGTGCCAGGATGAGACCACACTGTGCCTGGctctgctgcagctgcagaggGAGAAGCAGGTGACCGTCTCCCTGCATGAAGGAGAGAAG attgtGAAGTTCTCCCAGCCCGGGCAGGGCTGCGTGTCCCCGGTCAGTGACGTTGACCTGGGGATCTACCAGCTCCAGCGCAGTGAGAAGCtgctgggggagagagtggaggagctgggtctggaggCTGAGAG ATGCAGAGATGAGGCAAAGGCGTTGCTGCGAGaggggaagaaatctcag GCTCTGAGGTGTCTGAGGGGGCGGAAGCGCGTGGAGAAGAGGGCAGACGGCCTCTATGCCCAGCTGGAGACCATTAAGGGAATTCTAGACCGGATCGCTCACTCGCAGACCGATCGGCTG GTTATGCAAGCGTACCAAGCTGGAGTAGCTGCCCTCCGAGTCTCCCTGAAGGATGTGACGGTGGAACGAGCGGAGAGCCTGGTAGATCAGATCCAGGAG CTGTGCGATTCTCAGGATGAGGTCAACCAGACCCTGGCAGGGGCTACACTCGACTCCTCCG GTGTGGACAcagaggagctggaggaagagCTGAAGTCCCTATTGGACGAGTCTGCCACAGATGGACAGCCCGGACTGCCACAAGTTCCTTCTGAACCCCTCCCATCCGGAGGAGCTTCCTCTGCACTCAGTGACAGTTTCCTCGACTCCCTGCCCCCTGTACCCCACTCCCCCTTTGGGATCACTGACGAGGAGTTGGACAGAGAGTTGAGTCGCCTCACTATTGCTGACCCAG GTGTATCGCAAAGAGGCCGTATCTCAAAGAGGCCGGAGACAGCTCAGTGA
- the chmp7 gene encoding charged multivesicular body protein 7 isoform X1, which produces MSIHPGRQDESTEFPPDWADDERMSFLFSAFKENREVNTADWDSKIDFWTPLVISSCRRRGAVCVNLNELNQIFRRKNHVPLGLGTVVQAMARCGKVQKESEFAANVDSGWLSWGVGLLLVRPLKWTLSTLLGSSRVPLEESFVVIELVKEKAAELLGAYRRSPLASRTLLSFPELRVLCSHVCQDETTLCLALLQLQREKQVTVSLHEGEKIVKFSQPGQGCVSPVSDVDLGIYQLQRSEKLLGERVEELGLEAERCRDEAKALLREGKKSQALRCLRGRKRVEKRADGLYAQLETIKGILDRIAHSQTDRLVMQAYQAGVAALRVSLKDVTVERAESLVDQIQELCDSQDEVNQTLAGATLDSSGVDTEELEEELKSLLDESATDGQPGLPQVPSEPLPSGGASSALSDSFLDSLPPVPHSPFGITDEELDRELSRLTIADPGVSQRGRISKRPETAQ; this is translated from the exons ATGTCGATTCACCCAGGACGACAAGACGAGTCCACAGAGTTTCCACCGGATTGGGCAGATGATGAGCGCATGTCCTTCTTGTTTTCGGCTTTTAAAGAGAACCGGGAGGTCAACACTGCAGACTGGGACAGTAAAATAGATTTCTGGACACCTCTGGTCATCAGCAGCTGTAGGCGCCGTGGAGCCGTTTGTGTCAACTTGAATGAACTGAACCAGATTTTCCGGAGAAAGAACCATGTGCCTCTTGGTTTGGGTACCGTAGTTCAGGCCATGGCCAG GTGTGGCAAGGTGCAGAAGGAGTCAGAGTTTGCAGCAAACGTGGACTCTGGATGGCTGTCGTGGGGTGTGGGGCTCTTGCTGGTGAGGCCGCTTAAGTGGACCCTGTCCACCCTTCTGGGCAGCAGTCGGGTCCCTCTGGAGGAGTCCTTTGTGGTCATTGAACTGGTTAAG GAGAAGGCTGCGGAGTTGCTGGGTGCATACCGGCGTTCCCCACTGGCCAGCCGCACCCTCCTGTCCTTCCCGGAGCTGCGTGTGCTGTGCAGCCACGTGTGCCAGGATGAGACCACACTGTGCCTGGctctgctgcagctgcagaggGAGAAGCAGGTGACCGTCTCCCTGCATGAAGGAGAGAAG attgtGAAGTTCTCCCAGCCCGGGCAGGGCTGCGTGTCCCCGGTCAGTGACGTTGACCTGGGGATCTACCAGCTCCAGCGCAGTGAGAAGCtgctgggggagagagtggaggagctgggtctggaggCTGAGAG ATGCAGAGATGAGGCAAAGGCGTTGCTGCGAGaggggaagaaatctcag GCTCTGAGGTGTCTGAGGGGGCGGAAGCGCGTGGAGAAGAGGGCAGACGGCCTCTATGCCCAGCTGGAGACCATTAAGGGAATTCTAGACCGGATCGCTCACTCGCAGACCGATCGGCTG GTTATGCAAGCGTACCAAGCTGGAGTAGCTGCCCTCCGAGTCTCCCTGAAGGATGTGACGGTGGAACGAGCGGAGAGCCTGGTAGATCAGATCCAGGAG CTGTGCGATTCTCAGGATGAGGTCAACCAGACCCTGGCAGGGGCTACACTCGACTCCTCCG GTGTGGACAcagaggagctggaggaagagCTGAAGTCCCTATTGGACGAGTCTGCCACAGATGGACAGCCCGGACTGCCACAAGTTCCTTCTGAACCCCTCCCATCCGGAGGAGCTTCCTCTGCACTCAGTGACAGTTTCCTCGACTCCCTGCCCCCTGTACCCCACTCCCCCTTTGGGATCACTGACGAGGAGTTGGACAGAGAGTTGAGTCGCCTCACTATTGCTGACCCAG GTGTATCGCAAAGAGGCCGTATCTCAAAGAGGCCGGAGACAGCTCAGTGA
- the entpd4 gene encoding ectonucleoside triphosphate diphosphohydrolase 4 isoform X2 — protein sequence MGRISFSCLFPASWHFSLSPVGLPRLLLPSFRQLLFVSLLAGLLGLLYLLLVMGKGQYSWASQDNQFHRHFAHVTDIDATDTSNPELNYGLVVDCGSSGSRVFVYCWPRHNGNPHDLLDIRQMRDQHRKPVVMKIKPGISELATTPEKASDYIYPLLSFAAQHIPKSKHQETPLYILCTAGMRVLPESQQEALLEDLRTDIPVHFNFLFSDSHVEVISGKQEGVYAWIGINFVLGRFNHVDDENEAVVEVQVPGNDQQEALVRKRTAGVLDMGGVSTQIAYEVPKTEEVAKNLLAEFNLGCDAHRTDHVYRVYVSTFLGFGGNAARQRYEENIVGKTLLRNKLLGQHVGETVDLPYLDPCLPVDLQDEVGPSGQRVHLRGTGDFNLCRQLLLPFLNHTNDTQSSLNGVYQPPIDYRNSQFYGFSEFYYCTEDVLRMGGGYNATKYSRAAKSYCATQWRTLKEHFDRGLYASHADLHRLKYQCFKSAWMYEVFHSGFSFPTTYENLRTALLVYDKEVQWTLGAILYRTRFLPLRDIQQEILKGAHSHWRRSFSFVNNHYLFLACFLVVVLSILLYLLRLRRFHRRMNQRSITTTSSSSSSSSVQWAEQGLASPSVLVTL from the exons ATGGGAAG gatCAGCTTCTCCTGCCTTTTCCCAGCCTCCTGGCACTTCAGCCTGTCCCCTGTGGGGCTCCCCCGCCTCCTGCTGCCCTCCTTCAGGCAGCTGCTGTTCGTGAGCCTGCTGGCAGGACTCCTGGGGCTGCTCTACCTCCTGCTGGTGATGGGCAAGGGCCAGTATAGCTGGGCCAGCCAGGACAACCAGTTTCATAG gcactttGCGCATGTGACCGACATAGACGCCACCGACACCAGCAACCCCGAGCTGAACTACGGCCTGGTGGTGGACTGCGGCAGCAGCGGCTCCCGGGTCTTCGTGTACTGCTGGCCCCGGCACAACGGCAACCCCCACGACCTGCTGGACATCCGGCAGATGAGGGACCAGCACAGGAAGCCCGTGGTCATGAAGATAAAGCCTG GCATCTCAGAACTGGCCACAACACCAGAAAAAGCCAGTGATTATATCTACCCTCTGCTGAGCTTTGCTGCCCAGCACATCCCAAAGAGCAAGCACCAGGAGACCCCCCTCTACATCCTCTGCACTGCTGGAATGAGGGTCCTCCCAGAGAG TCAACAGGAAGCGTTGTTGGAGGATTTGCGGACTGACATCCCAGTGCATTTTAACTTCCTGTTTTCCGACTCCCACGTGGAGGTCATATCCGGCAAGCAGGAGG GTGTGTATGCGTGGATCGGGATCAACTTTGTCCTCGGGAGATTCAACCATGTAGACGATG AGAACGAGGCGGTGGTTGAGGTGCAGGTCCCCGGCAACGACCAGCAGGAGGCACTAGTGCGCAAACGGACCGCCGGCGTGCTGGACATGGGGGGGGTGTCCACGCAGATTGCGTACGAAGTGCCCAAAACT gaggaggtggcAAAGAACCTGCTGGCGGAGTTTAACCTGGGCTGCGACGCCCATCGCACCGATCACGTGTACCGCGTCTACGTGTCCACCTTCCTGGGCTTCGGCGGGAACGCCGCTCGCCAGAGATACGAGGAGAACATCGTCGGGAAGACCCTCCTGCGGAACAA GCTCCTGGGCCAGCACGTGGGGGAGACGGTGGACTTGCCGTACCTGGACCCCTGCCTGCCCGTGGACCTGCAGGATGAGGTGGGCCCGTCCGGGCAGAGGGTCCATCTCCGGGGCACGGGAGACTTCAACCTCTGCAGGCAGCTGCTGCTGCCCTTCCTCAACCACACCAACGACACACAGTCCTCACTCAACGGCGTCTACCAGCCGCCCATCGACTACCGCAACAGCCAGTTCTACGGCTTCTCTGAGTTCTACTACTGCACCGAGGACGTTCTGCGCATGGGTGGAGGCTACAACGCCACCAAGTACAGCCGTGCTGCCAAG AGTTACTGCGCCACCCAATGGAGAACCCTGAAAGAGCATTTTGACCGGGGCCTGTACGCCTCCCACGCTGACCTGCACAGGCTCAA GTACCAGTGTTTTAAATCCGCGTGGATGTATGAGGTCTTCCACTCCGGCTTCTCCTTCCCCACCACGTATGAGAACCTGAGGACCGCCCTGCTGGTCTACGACAAGGAGGTGCAGTGGACCCTGGGAGCCATACTTTACAGAACACGCTTCCTTCCTCTGAG GGACATTCAGCAGGAGATCCTGAAGGGGGCGCACTCGCACTGGCGCCGCAGCTTCTCCTTCGTCAACAACCACTACCTTTTCCTGGCCTGCTTCCTGGTGGTGGTGCTGTCCATCCTGCTGTACCTGCTGCGGCTGCGTCGCTTCCACCGGCGCATGAACCAGCGCAGCATCACCACcacctcctcttcatcctcctcttcctccgtgCAGTGGGCCGAGCAGGGCCTGGCCTCGCCCTCCGTCCTCGTCACACTCTAG
- the entpd4 gene encoding ectonucleoside triphosphate diphosphohydrolase 4 isoform X1, which yields MGRISFSCLFPASWHFSLSPVGLPRLLLPSFRQLLFVSLLAGLLGLLYLLLVMGKGQYSWASQDNQFHRHFAHVTDIDATDTSNPELNYGLVVDCGSSGSRVFVYCWPRHNGNPHDLLDIRQMRDQHRKPVVMKIKPGISELATTPEKASDYIYPLLSFAAQHIPKSKHQETPLYILCTAGMRVLPESQQEALLEDLRTDIPVHFNFLFSDSHVEVISGKQEGVYAWIGINFVLGRFNHVDDENEAVVEVQVPGNDQQEALVRKRTAGVLDMGGVSTQIAYEVPKTVSFASPQQEEVAKNLLAEFNLGCDAHRTDHVYRVYVSTFLGFGGNAARQRYEENIVGKTLLRNKLLGQHVGETVDLPYLDPCLPVDLQDEVGPSGQRVHLRGTGDFNLCRQLLLPFLNHTNDTQSSLNGVYQPPIDYRNSQFYGFSEFYYCTEDVLRMGGGYNATKYSRAAKSYCATQWRTLKEHFDRGLYASHADLHRLKYQCFKSAWMYEVFHSGFSFPTTYENLRTALLVYDKEVQWTLGAILYRTRFLPLRDIQQEILKGAHSHWRRSFSFVNNHYLFLACFLVVVLSILLYLLRLRRFHRRMNQRSITTTSSSSSSSSVQWAEQGLASPSVLVTL from the exons ATGGGAAG gatCAGCTTCTCCTGCCTTTTCCCAGCCTCCTGGCACTTCAGCCTGTCCCCTGTGGGGCTCCCCCGCCTCCTGCTGCCCTCCTTCAGGCAGCTGCTGTTCGTGAGCCTGCTGGCAGGACTCCTGGGGCTGCTCTACCTCCTGCTGGTGATGGGCAAGGGCCAGTATAGCTGGGCCAGCCAGGACAACCAGTTTCATAG gcactttGCGCATGTGACCGACATAGACGCCACCGACACCAGCAACCCCGAGCTGAACTACGGCCTGGTGGTGGACTGCGGCAGCAGCGGCTCCCGGGTCTTCGTGTACTGCTGGCCCCGGCACAACGGCAACCCCCACGACCTGCTGGACATCCGGCAGATGAGGGACCAGCACAGGAAGCCCGTGGTCATGAAGATAAAGCCTG GCATCTCAGAACTGGCCACAACACCAGAAAAAGCCAGTGATTATATCTACCCTCTGCTGAGCTTTGCTGCCCAGCACATCCCAAAGAGCAAGCACCAGGAGACCCCCCTCTACATCCTCTGCACTGCTGGAATGAGGGTCCTCCCAGAGAG TCAACAGGAAGCGTTGTTGGAGGATTTGCGGACTGACATCCCAGTGCATTTTAACTTCCTGTTTTCCGACTCCCACGTGGAGGTCATATCCGGCAAGCAGGAGG GTGTGTATGCGTGGATCGGGATCAACTTTGTCCTCGGGAGATTCAACCATGTAGACGATG AGAACGAGGCGGTGGTTGAGGTGCAGGTCCCCGGCAACGACCAGCAGGAGGCACTAGTGCGCAAACGGACCGCCGGCGTGCTGGACATGGGGGGGGTGTCCACGCAGATTGCGTACGAAGTGCCCAAAACTGTAAGCTTTGCCTCTCCACAGCAG gaggaggtggcAAAGAACCTGCTGGCGGAGTTTAACCTGGGCTGCGACGCCCATCGCACCGATCACGTGTACCGCGTCTACGTGTCCACCTTCCTGGGCTTCGGCGGGAACGCCGCTCGCCAGAGATACGAGGAGAACATCGTCGGGAAGACCCTCCTGCGGAACAA GCTCCTGGGCCAGCACGTGGGGGAGACGGTGGACTTGCCGTACCTGGACCCCTGCCTGCCCGTGGACCTGCAGGATGAGGTGGGCCCGTCCGGGCAGAGGGTCCATCTCCGGGGCACGGGAGACTTCAACCTCTGCAGGCAGCTGCTGCTGCCCTTCCTCAACCACACCAACGACACACAGTCCTCACTCAACGGCGTCTACCAGCCGCCCATCGACTACCGCAACAGCCAGTTCTACGGCTTCTCTGAGTTCTACTACTGCACCGAGGACGTTCTGCGCATGGGTGGAGGCTACAACGCCACCAAGTACAGCCGTGCTGCCAAG AGTTACTGCGCCACCCAATGGAGAACCCTGAAAGAGCATTTTGACCGGGGCCTGTACGCCTCCCACGCTGACCTGCACAGGCTCAA GTACCAGTGTTTTAAATCCGCGTGGATGTATGAGGTCTTCCACTCCGGCTTCTCCTTCCCCACCACGTATGAGAACCTGAGGACCGCCCTGCTGGTCTACGACAAGGAGGTGCAGTGGACCCTGGGAGCCATACTTTACAGAACACGCTTCCTTCCTCTGAG GGACATTCAGCAGGAGATCCTGAAGGGGGCGCACTCGCACTGGCGCCGCAGCTTCTCCTTCGTCAACAACCACTACCTTTTCCTGGCCTGCTTCCTGGTGGTGGTGCTGTCCATCCTGCTGTACCTGCTGCGGCTGCGTCGCTTCCACCGGCGCATGAACCAGCGCAGCATCACCACcacctcctcttcatcctcctcttcctccgtgCAGTGGGCCGAGCAGGGCCTGGCCTCGCCCTCCGTCCTCGTCACACTCTAG